From the Gramella sp. Hel_I_59 genome, one window contains:
- a CDS encoding M1 family metallopeptidase, which translates to MQNKLLFVSLLISLLLSMNLEAQVVGSNHTAYTEADTLRGSLRPERSNYDVTKYHLDLKVNPDARSIAGSNTIQFKVLGSLPLMQLDLFENMEIDSIVHKNTNLEYTRKYNAVFVNFEEALKEGTSDSIEFYYYGNPIVAKNAPWDGGFVWDTDEDGNPWVGVAVQGTGASLWYPNKDHQSDEPDAAQIDIAVPNGLMNVSNGRFLGKEELKDGYTKWKWAVKSPINNYNIMINIGNYTHFSDKFKDLDLDYYVLPYNLEKAKKQFEEVQDMMACFYEKMGPYPFEEDGFKLVETPYLGMEHQSAVAYGNEYMKGYLGNDLSGTGIGLLWDYIIIHESGHEWYGNSITAKDIADMWVQEGFTSYTESIYVECRWGKEKAQEYLKGTRRGISNNSTIIGDYCVNSEGSGDMYFKGANLLNMIRSIYDDDELWWNTLRDYTSTYRHKTITTEDTETFFDKATNVDLKPVFDQYLRHSALPVLQLKQGDDHFQYRWKADVINFSMPVDIFLDEEEIRLDATSEWQRMETGEELDEVTLNELEFYVRVEKIK; encoded by the coding sequence ATGCAGAATAAATTATTATTTGTCAGCTTGCTGATCTCATTGCTCTTATCAATGAACCTGGAGGCTCAGGTAGTTGGTTCAAATCATACTGCTTATACTGAAGCTGATACTTTAAGAGGTTCGTTACGACCTGAAAGATCTAATTACGATGTTACAAAATATCACCTGGATCTTAAAGTGAACCCGGACGCACGATCAATTGCCGGTAGTAATACCATACAATTTAAAGTTCTTGGCTCTCTTCCATTGATGCAACTGGATTTATTTGAGAATATGGAGATCGATTCTATTGTACATAAAAACACAAATCTGGAATACACCCGTAAGTACAATGCAGTTTTCGTAAATTTTGAAGAAGCATTGAAAGAGGGAACTTCAGACTCTATTGAATTCTATTACTACGGAAATCCTATTGTAGCTAAGAACGCACCCTGGGATGGAGGTTTCGTCTGGGATACAGATGAAGATGGAAACCCTTGGGTTGGAGTTGCAGTGCAAGGAACCGGCGCAAGTCTCTGGTATCCTAATAAAGACCATCAAAGCGATGAACCGGACGCTGCTCAAATAGATATTGCGGTTCCAAACGGACTCATGAATGTCTCCAACGGAAGGTTTTTAGGGAAAGAAGAGTTGAAAGATGGATACACGAAGTGGAAATGGGCAGTTAAAAGTCCCATTAACAACTACAACATCATGATCAATATTGGGAATTATACTCATTTCTCAGATAAATTTAAAGATCTTGATCTGGATTATTATGTCTTGCCCTACAACCTCGAAAAAGCAAAGAAACAATTCGAAGAGGTTCAGGATATGATGGCTTGCTTTTATGAAAAAATGGGTCCTTATCCATTTGAAGAAGATGGATTTAAACTCGTAGAAACTCCTTATTTAGGAATGGAACACCAGTCGGCTGTGGCTTATGGGAACGAGTATATGAAAGGTTACCTTGGAAATGATCTTTCCGGAACCGGAATCGGACTACTTTGGGATTACATTATTATCCACGAATCTGGTCACGAATGGTATGGGAATAGCATCACCGCTAAGGATATTGCAGATATGTGGGTACAGGAAGGTTTTACCAGTTATACTGAATCTATTTACGTAGAATGCCGTTGGGGTAAGGAAAAAGCTCAGGAATATCTAAAAGGGACAAGACGAGGCATTAGTAATAACAGCACAATTATTGGAGATTATTGTGTTAATTCTGAAGGTTCCGGAGACATGTATTTTAAAGGAGCAAATCTTCTGAATATGATCAGAAGTATTTATGATGATGACGAACTATGGTGGAACACTCTGAGAGACTATACCAGCACTTACAGACATAAAACCATTACTACGGAAGATACGGAGACTTTTTTCGATAAAGCTACCAATGTGGATTTAAAGCCGGTTTTCGATCAATATTTGCGACATTCAGCATTACCGGTATTACAACTAAAACAGGGAGATGATCACTTCCAGTATCGATGGAAAGCAGATGTTATTAATTTTAGCATGCCTGTAGATATTTTTTTAGATGAAGAGGAGATAAGACTCGATGCAACTTCAGAATGGCAACGTATGGAAACCGGTGAAGAACTGGATGAGGTCACACTGAATGAGTTAGAATTCTATGTTCGGGTAGAGAAAATTAAATAA
- a CDS encoding carboxyl transferase domain-containing protein, translating into MDINFNKNEDHNKLLVSTLRQKLAKVKLGGGEKRIEKHHAKGKMTARERINFLLDDAEKAIEIGAFAGEGMYEEHGGCPSGGVVVKIGHVSGKQCIVVANDATVKAGAWFPITGKKNLRAQEIAIENRLPIIYLVDSAGVFLPMQDEIFPDKEHFGRIFRNNAVMSSMGITQIAAVMGSCVAGGAYLPIMSDEAIIVEKTGSIFLAGSYLVKAAIGESIDNETLGGATTHSEISGVTDYKAKDDKDALTKIQNIMDKIGDFDRAGFSHKKSVKPKEDPDEIYGILPKKRSDQYDMRKIIERLVDNSEFEEYKEGYGQTIITGYARIDGWAVGIVANQRKIVKTKKGEMQFGGVIYSDSADKATRFIANCNQKKIPLVFLQDVTGFMVGSKSEHGGIIKDGAKMVSAVSNSVVPKFTIILGNSYGAGNYAMCGKAYDPRLIAAWPSAELAVMGGTQAAKVLAQIETASMAKKGEKVDEAKEKEVFEKLKAKYDEQTSAYYAAARLWTDAVIEPKDTRKWISMGIEAADHAPIEKDFNMGVIQT; encoded by the coding sequence ATGGATATCAACTTCAACAAGAATGAAGATCATAACAAGTTACTGGTTTCCACACTAAGACAGAAACTTGCCAAGGTAAAATTAGGTGGTGGAGAGAAAAGAATAGAAAAGCATCATGCGAAAGGGAAAATGACTGCGAGAGAGCGCATCAATTTCTTACTTGATGATGCTGAAAAAGCAATAGAGATCGGTGCTTTTGCCGGTGAAGGAATGTATGAAGAACACGGTGGCTGCCCAAGTGGTGGTGTCGTTGTGAAGATAGGTCATGTTTCAGGAAAGCAATGTATCGTGGTGGCAAATGATGCTACTGTAAAAGCCGGTGCATGGTTTCCTATAACCGGAAAAAAGAATCTTAGAGCACAGGAGATCGCTATTGAAAACCGACTTCCAATTATCTACCTAGTGGATAGTGCAGGAGTTTTTCTTCCAATGCAGGATGAAATATTCCCTGATAAAGAACACTTCGGAAGGATTTTCAGAAACAATGCGGTAATGAGCAGTATGGGAATTACCCAGATCGCCGCCGTAATGGGTAGCTGTGTAGCTGGCGGAGCTTATCTTCCAATTATGAGTGACGAGGCGATTATCGTAGAAAAAACAGGTAGTATCTTTCTTGCCGGAAGTTATCTTGTAAAAGCTGCCATTGGAGAAAGTATCGATAATGAAACTCTTGGCGGAGCTACAACTCATTCAGAAATTAGCGGAGTAACAGATTACAAAGCTAAAGATGACAAAGATGCTCTTACCAAGATTCAGAATATCATGGATAAGATCGGGGATTTTGACAGAGCCGGGTTTAGCCACAAAAAGTCTGTAAAACCTAAAGAAGATCCAGATGAGATCTACGGAATTCTTCCGAAGAAAAGGAGTGATCAATACGATATGCGTAAGATCATTGAGAGATTGGTTGATAATTCTGAATTTGAAGAATATAAAGAAGGCTACGGCCAGACGATCATTACCGGTTATGCGCGTATTGATGGATGGGCTGTTGGTATCGTGGCGAATCAGCGTAAGATCGTAAAGACAAAAAAAGGCGAAATGCAGTTTGGCGGAGTGATCTATTCAGATTCAGCAGACAAGGCGACACGCTTTATCGCAAATTGTAATCAAAAGAAAATTCCGCTGGTCTTTCTACAGGATGTGACTGGTTTTATGGTTGGAAGTAAAAGTGAACATGGCGGGATCATCAAAGATGGCGCTAAAATGGTAAGCGCTGTTAGTAATTCGGTAGTACCTAAATTCACTATCATTCTGGGGAACTCCTATGGCGCTGGAAATTACGCGATGTGTGGAAAAGCTTATGACCCAAGATTGATCGCGGCCTGGCCAAGTGCAGAACTTGCGGTGATGGGAGGAACTCAGGCTGCAAAAGTACTGGCACAAATTGAAACCGCTTCCATGGCGAAAAAAGGTGAAAAGGTAGATGAAGCTAAGGAAAAGGAAGTATTCGAGAAGCTGAAAGCGAAGTATGACGAACAAACCTCAGCATATTACGCAGCAGCAAGACTTTGGACAGATGCAGTGATAGAACCAAAAGATACCAGAAAATGGATCTCGATGGGAATAGAAGCTGCAGACCACGCCCCGATTGAGAAAGATTTCAATATGGGTGTTATCCAAACCTGA